Proteins from a genomic interval of Medicago truncatula cultivar Jemalong A17 chromosome 3, MtrunA17r5.0-ANR, whole genome shotgun sequence:
- the LOC25488468 gene encoding F-box/kelch-repeat protein At3g23880 — protein sequence MVKFLVNRNTGRKSTMLLRWLNRIFQSRDRAPLPTLPFDLVAEILCRLPVKLLVQLRCLCKSFNTLISDPKFAKKHLQMSTKRNRLMLRSTNNLGKLFLYDSPIQSIFSTSRVKQTQLNYPNRLMNSHSCAYSCDGIVCIAKTNFNSCAVLWNPSIQKFKILPPLETSPNRRAYISLYSFGYDHFIRNYKTVVISFVTDNSFRAGKYEVRVLALGTDSWRRIQDFPYLNTSSKPGVFMSSTVNWLTHDNLRILIVSLDLENESYQNLWTPVLPRTRIANNHDLGVLKDCLCIFANCDMFWDVWVMKEYGNTDSWTKLYHVPYMRYRGLWINTKILYVTEDDQLLMKVHELVSSSKVKLVVYNSKSGTLKFPKIQNIDYLMDPEVYIESLISPCSKY from the coding sequence ATGGTGAAATTTCTTGTAAATCGCAACACAGGACGGAAATCAACTATGTTGCTAAGATGGTTGAATAGAATATTCCAAAGCAGAGATAGGGCGCCACTGCCCACTCTTCCATTCGATCTTGTGGCGGAGATTCTGTGCCGGCTTCCTGTAAAGTTACTCGTGCAGCTTCGCTGCCTCTGCAAGTCCTTTAATACTCTAATATCTGATCCCAAATTTGCTAAAAAGCACCTTCAAATGTCAACCAAACGTAACCGCCTAATGTTAAGATCTACCAACAACTTAGGTAAGTTATTTCTCTATGATTCTCCAATCCAATCTATTTTTTCAACTTCTAGGGTAAAGCAGACACAACTCAATTATCCAAACAGACTAATGAATAGTCACTCTTGCGCATACTCATGCGACGGTATCGTGTGTATCGCTAAGACCAACTTTAATAGTTGTGCTGTTTTGTGGAACCCTTCCattcaaaaattcaagatattgCCTCCTTTGGAAACTTCACCAAACAGAAGAGCCTATATTTCTTTGTATAGCTTTGGGTATGATCATTTCATTCGTAATTATAAGACTGTTGTTATTTCCTTCGTCACGGACAATTCCTTCCGCGCGGGCAAATATGAAGTCCGTGTTCTTGCGCTGGGTACAGATTCTTGGAGAAGGATACAAGACTTCCCATATTTAAATACATCTAGTAAACCGGGAGTATTTATGAGTAGCACCGTTAATTGGTTGACACATgataatttaagaattttgattgTTTCTCTTGATTTGGAGAATGAGTCATATCAAAATCTTTGGACCCCGGTGTTGCCTCGTACGCGTATTGCTAACAATCATGACTTGGGGGTGTTGAAAGATTGCTTGTGCATTTTTGCAAATTGTGATATGTTTTGGGATGTTTGGGTTATGAAGGAATATGGAAATACAGACTCTTGGACTAAATTGTACCACGTTCCTTACATGAGATATCGAGGTTTGTGGATCAACACCAAGATTTTATATGTTACCGAGGATGACCAACTTCTGATGAAAGTTCATGAATTGGTAAGTAGTAGTAAAGTGAAGTTAGTTGTTTACAATTCCAAAAGTGGTACTTTGAAGTTTCCTAAGATTCAAAACATCGATTATTTGATGGACCCAGAAGTCTACATAGAGAGTTTGATATCACCTTGTTCTAAATATtag